Proteins found in one Vagococcus carniphilus genomic segment:
- a CDS encoding BglG family transcription antiterminator, whose protein sequence is MDSRLPTLFLLICKEQQEHDIKKLAEKMSVSTRTIYNDIKKLNELLIADNHEEIKIEKGKILYTEIISSSFEMLTNLDFDYILSHPRIRRLRLLTEVLMFEDYFNVDDLIEKLPLSRNTIISDLKWVKEELTFHHIELHSRPFTGYKVIGEEEQIRQLLTVTVLEDPLLFEGKPKEDIYLKSAEKLLEMCGDELKVTLSDSSYDRLKIIFWVTFKRIKAGKTVQVTGSNTREEKLFLKKRTQFEAETHLSFSHQELVYLAQKFIESSFIHYNDELTEQWMDFNLLTDSFIKDVSKLSQNDFFIEDTLLYEGVMNHLRPAYHRVMSQTEMKNPMLDYVKASFLNLHENVCSGIKIIEKELSVNFSDDEVSFFTLFFIAAIERKKMCPTKPKKIIIVCDSGVSTSQILRSKLEVNFDVQILGTLGKRTAGDWLEKNEVDLIISTIDFEYPKIPSIKVTPIVTDEDMKKLYFKLNRKKEKIEMVEIMKIINQSVSLSEKQRKKIRTDLMRYLRVTEPKNKENGVYQPMLIEVLHQGLIQVNSKAKTRDEAVKASGELLVKNGLAKESYVDGMLNNVKENGTYIVIAPGIAMPHARPETGALDIGLSIVTLEEPVVFGHPQNDPVQIVVGLCAVDHQSHLKALSELVEILSDEEKIKKINKALTSDEIMTIIKENVI, encoded by the coding sequence TACAATTTACAATGACATCAAAAAATTAAATGAATTACTCATTGCCGATAATCATGAAGAAATAAAAATTGAAAAAGGCAAAATACTTTATACAGAAATCATTTCATCATCCTTTGAAATGTTAACCAATCTAGATTTTGACTACATACTGTCACACCCAAGAATCAGAAGATTACGTTTATTAACGGAAGTGTTAATGTTTGAAGATTATTTCAATGTAGATGATTTGATTGAAAAATTACCATTATCAAGAAATACGATTATTTCAGATTTGAAATGGGTAAAAGAAGAACTAACATTTCATCATATTGAGTTACATTCAAGACCCTTTACTGGTTATAAAGTAATAGGGGAAGAAGAACAGATTCGCCAATTGCTGACAGTGACAGTTTTAGAAGATCCACTATTATTTGAAGGAAAACCCAAAGAAGATATTTATTTAAAATCAGCAGAAAAGTTACTTGAAATGTGTGGCGATGAACTAAAAGTCACCCTAAGTGATAGTTCTTATGATCGATTGAAAATTATTTTTTGGGTAACCTTTAAACGAATAAAGGCTGGTAAAACTGTTCAGGTAACGGGAAGTAACACAAGAGAAGAAAAATTATTTCTAAAGAAACGAACTCAATTTGAAGCAGAGACTCACTTAAGTTTTAGCCATCAAGAGCTAGTTTATTTAGCTCAAAAATTTATTGAATCCTCCTTTATTCATTACAATGATGAATTAACAGAGCAATGGATGGATTTTAATTTATTGACAGATAGCTTTATCAAAGATGTATCTAAGCTAAGTCAGAATGATTTCTTTATTGAAGACACTTTGCTTTATGAAGGTGTGATGAATCATTTGAGACCTGCCTATCACCGAGTGATGTCTCAAACAGAGATGAAAAATCCAATGTTGGATTACGTTAAGGCAAGTTTTTTAAACTTACATGAAAACGTATGCAGTGGTATTAAGATAATTGAAAAAGAATTAAGCGTTAATTTTTCAGATGATGAAGTTTCTTTTTTTACCCTATTTTTTATTGCGGCCATCGAACGCAAAAAGATGTGCCCAACAAAACCAAAGAAAATTATTATTGTATGTGACTCGGGAGTCAGTACCTCGCAAATTCTACGCTCAAAGTTAGAAGTAAACTTTGATGTGCAAATTTTAGGCACATTAGGCAAGAGGACAGCAGGTGATTGGTTAGAGAAAAACGAAGTCGATTTAATTATTTCAACCATTGATTTTGAATATCCCAAAATACCTAGTATTAAAGTCACCCCCATTGTGACAGATGAAGATATGAAAAAACTGTATTTTAAGTTAAATAGAAAAAAAGAAAAAATAGAGATGGTTGAAATAATGAAGATTATCAATCAATCCGTTTCGTTAAGTGAAAAACAACGAAAAAAAATAAGAACTGATTTGATGCGTTACCTGCGTGTCACAGAACCTAAAAATAAAGAAAATGGAGTGTACCAACCAATGTTAATAGAAGTGTTGCATCAAGGATTAATTCAAGTTAATTCTAAAGCTAAAACAAGAGATGAGGCCGTTAAAGCAAGTGGTGAATTACTTGTAAAAAATGGCTTAGCTAAAGAATCATACGTTGATGGTATGTTAAATAACGTAAAAGAAAATGGAACGTATATTGTAATTGCCCCAGGCATTGCAATGCCTCATGCCAGACCTGAAACAGGAGCCCTTGATATTGGATTAAGTATTGTCACTTTAGAAGAGCCCGTTGTTTTTGGTCATCCCCAAAATGATCCCGTTCAAATTGTGGTTGGTTTATGTGCTGTTGATCACCAATCCCATTTGAAAGCTTTATCTGAACTAGTAGAAATACTAAGTGACGAAGAAAAAATTAAAAAAATAAATAAAGCTTTAACTTCAGATGAAATAATGACGATAATAAAAGAGAATGTTATTTAA
- a CDS encoding PTS ascorbate transporter subunit IIC, producing the protein MAIFMYIVQNILSQAVFIIGFVVIIGMLAQKQTWDKILPSTIKTMIGFTMINVGGQTLGMSLLPLQPLISKIFNVKEVAADLGAAQAESLADIGTEMALIFAFGFFTNLLLARFTRFKYVHLSAHVSFFFSGLIAALLKFGTDLSFIMIVVVGSLLLGFYMTFSCAYVAKCMTGVKGGEGFTLAHSSSSGLLMASLIGKWFGNKDKDIEDLHIPKKLNFLREMTISLTLVMTLLFLVLGLVAGPSWTVSNITNGQDMFVFSILRGVEFGVWITVIVTGVRMMLSEIIPAFHGISDKIIPNSIPGLDVPLLFPAYPTSVIVGFLSSLTAGLLGMVILGLINYPVIVFPALIPTFFTGAATAIFGNAHGGRRGAILGSFANGLVLIFGQAFLLPMIGTYAPIMRILSETDYVVYGPILGWVLKVIGGF; encoded by the coding sequence ATGGCAATATTTATGTATATTGTACAAAATATTTTAAGTCAAGCTGTGTTTATCATTGGGTTTGTTGTCATCATAGGGATGTTGGCTCAAAAGCAAACTTGGGATAAAATTTTACCAAGTACGATCAAAACAATGATTGGTTTTACGATGATTAATGTAGGGGGACAGACATTAGGTATGTCTTTGCTTCCCCTTCAACCACTCATTTCTAAAATTTTTAATGTTAAGGAAGTCGCAGCTGATCTTGGTGCGGCTCAAGCAGAAAGTTTAGCAGATATTGGAACAGAAATGGCACTTATTTTTGCATTTGGATTTTTTACAAACTTGTTATTAGCTCGTTTTACAAGATTTAAGTATGTTCATTTATCTGCTCACGTTTCATTTTTCTTCTCAGGTTTAATTGCAGCCTTATTGAAATTTGGAACCGATTTATCATTCATTATGATTGTTGTTGTAGGTTCACTTCTATTAGGTTTCTACATGACATTTTCATGTGCCTACGTGGCAAAATGTATGACAGGTGTTAAGGGTGGCGAAGGATTTACATTAGCTCACTCAAGTTCTTCAGGTCTTTTAATGGCTTCGTTAATTGGTAAATGGTTTGGTAATAAAGATAAAGATATCGAAGACTTACACATTCCAAAGAAATTGAATTTCTTAAGAGAGATGACGATTTCTTTAACACTAGTTATGACGTTATTATTCTTAGTATTAGGTTTAGTAGCTGGTCCATCTTGGACAGTTTCTAATATCACTAATGGACAAGATATGTTTGTCTTTTCAATTCTTAGAGGGGTTGAATTTGGTGTTTGGATTACAGTTATTGTAACGGGAGTACGTATGATGCTTTCTGAAATTATTCCAGCTTTCCATGGTATTTCAGATAAAATCATTCCTAACTCAATTCCGGGATTGGATGTTCCATTATTATTCCCAGCTTACCCAACATCAGTAATCGTTGGTTTCTTATCAAGTTTAACAGCTGGTTTACTAGGTATGGTTATCTTAGGATTAATCAACTATCCAGTTATTGTATTCCCAGCTCTTATTCCAACATTCTTTACAGGGGCAGCTACAGCTATTTTTGGTAACGCTCATGGTGGACGAAGAGGAGCTATTTTAGGATCTTTCGCTAATGGATTAGTCTTAATTTTTGGACAAGCATTCTTATTACCAATGATTGGTACATATGCGCCAATCATGCGAATTCTAAGTGAAACAGATTATGTTGTATACGGTCCAATTCTTGGATGGGTTCTAAAAGTGATTGGAGGATTCTAA
- a CDS encoding PTS sugar transporter subunit IIB yields MLKIVTVCGAGVGSSMMMRLFSQQILDAEGIEATVDASDIGSVNPDSYDLLITTSDFADTLRGSSATIVRIDNMMDKENLKKELLAAIASR; encoded by the coding sequence ATGTTAAAAATAGTTACAGTATGCGGTGCAGGAGTAGGAAGTTCAATGATGATGAGGTTATTTTCTCAGCAAATTTTGGATGCGGAAGGAATCGAAGCAACAGTTGATGCTTCAGACATCGGTTCTGTGAATCCAGATAGCTATGATTTACTTATCACAACTTCAGATTTTGCCGATACACTAAGAGGTTCATCTGCAACAATCGTTCGTATCGATAACATGATGGACAAAGAAAACTTGAAAAAAGAATTGTTAGCCGCAATTGCTTCAAGATAA
- a CDS encoding tryptophan synthase subunit alpha: MENLAIFTVLNYPSQEEFFKILDVLESRKVGYVEIGIPVTNPYVDGELIQQAHQAVIKDGLTKEMVEDALKTIKERYSFKVILMTYKEGVELFDIAKLSHSLYDGIICVDQTLDPTIFNQPVYIYNEDVSTEVVTNYLQSDSLFNYVMSGRGKTGTFDAVPTEYIETIKRIKTVKPEDKNFIGFGIKAKEDILEVLKNGADGAIIGTEFLKIHGKDGIVGIETYLDSLA; encoded by the coding sequence TTGGAAAATTTAGCGATTTTTACTGTTTTAAACTATCCAAGTCAAGAAGAATTTTTTAAGATACTCGATGTATTAGAATCAAGAAAAGTAGGATATGTTGAGATTGGCATTCCTGTTACGAATCCATATGTAGATGGTGAATTGATTCAACAAGCACATCAAGCTGTGATTAAAGATGGTTTAACAAAAGAGATGGTAGAGGATGCTTTAAAAACAATTAAAGAAAGATATTCATTTAAAGTCATTTTGATGACTTATAAAGAAGGTGTTGAACTTTTTGACATCGCAAAATTAAGTCACAGTCTTTATGACGGTATCATTTGTGTTGATCAAACACTAGATCCAACCATTTTTAACCAACCAGTTTATATCTACAACGAAGATGTTTCGACAGAAGTAGTAACGAATTACTTACAAAGTGATAGTTTGTTTAATTATGTGATGTCAGGAAGAGGGAAAACAGGAACATTTGATGCTGTTCCTACTGAATACATTGAAACGATTAAGCGAATTAAAACGGTCAAACCAGAAGACAAAAACTTTATTGGATTTGGTATCAAAGCCAAAGAAGATATTTTAGAAGTTTTAAAAAATGGTGCAGACGGTGCGATTATTGGAACTGAATTTTTAAAAATTCATGGTAAAGATGGCATTGTAGGTATTGAAACATATTTAGATAGTTTAGCTTAA